The Buttiauxella selenatireducens genome has a window encoding:
- a CDS encoding cobyrinate a,c-diamide synthase, whose product MAAVAKHAFVIAGTSSGCGKTTVTLGLLRALMQRSLRVQPFKIGPDYLDSGWHSAVTGIASRNLDAFMLPTTTLNGLFSKQMQQADVAVIEGVMGLYDGYGTDPNYCSSAAMAKQLGCPVILLVDGKAVSTSIAATVMGFQRFDPRLNIAGVILNRVNSDSHYQLLAEAITRYCGLPVLGRVPTMADVALPSRHLGLVPAQENAQHDERWQNLAQQLEQTVDIDRLLALSHLNSLPQGEAPAIPDPALAEGLTLALAEDEAFNFYYPDNLEMLEQAGVKIQRFSPLHDTKVPDCQMIWLGGGYPEVHATKLAANIRMRESLQDAHQRRIPLYAECGGLMYLGESLTDGEGEVHAMCGVLPGHSQMGKRLARFGYCESTAIQNTLLAKKGETLRGHEFHYSDFNGPLPAAFDCCKWRDGVAVSRWQGGVQHQATFASYLHVHFAQRPGLLNQWLSFARNSL is encoded by the coding sequence ATGGCAGCGGTAGCGAAACACGCATTCGTCATTGCAGGCACCAGCAGCGGCTGTGGCAAAACCACCGTTACGCTCGGATTGCTCCGCGCCCTCATGCAACGCAGCCTTCGCGTTCAACCTTTCAAAATTGGCCCCGATTATCTCGACAGCGGTTGGCACAGCGCCGTGACCGGCATTGCCTCGCGTAATCTCGATGCTTTCATGCTGCCGACGACCACGCTAAATGGCCTGTTTTCAAAACAGATGCAACAGGCGGATGTTGCCGTCATCGAAGGTGTGATGGGTTTGTACGACGGCTACGGAACCGATCCGAACTATTGCAGCAGCGCGGCAATGGCAAAACAACTGGGTTGTCCGGTGATTTTGCTGGTGGACGGTAAAGCGGTCTCTACTTCTATTGCCGCGACGGTCATGGGGTTCCAGCGCTTTGACCCGCGGCTTAACATCGCGGGCGTGATCCTCAATCGCGTCAACAGCGACAGCCATTATCAACTGCTTGCCGAAGCCATCACGCGTTATTGCGGGCTGCCCGTCTTAGGGCGTGTGCCAACAATGGCGGACGTGGCTTTGCCGTCACGCCATCTCGGGTTAGTTCCTGCGCAAGAAAATGCCCAGCATGATGAACGCTGGCAGAATCTGGCACAACAGCTCGAACAAACCGTGGATATTGACCGCTTACTCGCGCTATCTCATCTGAATTCTCTGCCACAGGGTGAAGCGCCCGCGATCCCTGATCCCGCGCTGGCTGAAGGTCTTACACTCGCGCTTGCCGAAGACGAAGCCTTCAACTTTTACTATCCCGATAACCTTGAAATGCTTGAGCAAGCCGGAGTGAAAATCCAGCGCTTCAGCCCGTTGCATGACACAAAAGTGCCTGACTGCCAGATGATTTGGCTCGGTGGCGGTTATCCCGAAGTCCATGCCACAAAACTCGCCGCGAATATCCGCATGCGTGAATCCCTGCAAGACGCCCATCAACGTCGTATCCCGCTTTACGCCGAATGCGGCGGCTTAATGTATCTCGGGGAATCTCTTACCGATGGCGAAGGGGAAGTTCACGCTATGTGCGGAGTGCTACCAGGCCACAGCCAAATGGGCAAACGCCTGGCCCGTTTTGGCTACTGCGAATCCACCGCGATTCAAAACACGTTACTGGCCAAAAAAGGTGAAACCTTGCGCGGCCACGAGTTTCATTACTCCGATTTCAACGGCCCATTACCCGCCGCATTCGATTGCTGCAAATGGCGTGACGGCGTCGCCGTTTCCCGCTGGCAGGGGGGCGTCCAGCATCAGGCAACATTTGCCAGTTATCTGCATGTGCATTTTGCCCAACGTCCTGGTTTGCTCAACCAGTGGTTATCTTTTGCGAGGAACTCTCTATGA
- the cbiB gene encoding adenosylcobinamide-phosphate synthase CbiB — protein MTLLAWGAAWLLDFWLGDPPHWPHPVRWIGNLINFMQRKIRQFCKSDRALKIGGGVLWLVVVGMTWGVSWGVLHLANLVHPWLGWLVEVWMIYTVLAARCLSDAALEVYRALKEGTLAESREKLSWIVGRDTSQLERPQITRAVVETVAENSVDGVIAPLFFLMLGGAPLAMAYKAVNTLDSMVGYKTEKYRAIGYVSARLDDLANYLPARLSWLLLSFAAFCLRSNPRQALRIGWRDRYQHSSPNCAWPEATVAGALGIRLGGPNTYFGERVEKPWMGDEQRGVALDDITRAIQLMMLASLLALLLFAAMRWLTLGIGS, from the coding sequence ATGACATTGCTTGCCTGGGGTGCGGCCTGGTTATTGGATTTCTGGCTCGGCGATCCACCGCACTGGCCGCATCCGGTTCGCTGGATTGGCAACTTGATTAATTTCATGCAGCGCAAGATACGACAGTTTTGTAAAAGCGACCGTGCGCTGAAAATCGGTGGTGGCGTGCTTTGGCTGGTCGTCGTGGGCATGACATGGGGCGTGAGTTGGGGCGTATTACACCTCGCCAATCTGGTGCATCCGTGGCTTGGCTGGTTGGTGGAAGTGTGGATGATTTACACCGTGCTTGCCGCCCGTTGTCTGAGCGATGCCGCACTCGAAGTGTATCGCGCCTTGAAAGAGGGAACGCTTGCCGAAAGCCGGGAAAAACTGTCGTGGATAGTGGGGCGCGATACATCGCAACTGGAACGCCCGCAAATTACCCGTGCGGTTGTGGAAACCGTGGCGGAAAACAGTGTCGATGGCGTGATTGCACCGCTGTTTTTCCTGATGCTTGGCGGCGCACCGCTGGCGATGGCCTATAAAGCGGTCAATACGCTGGACTCGATGGTGGGGTACAAAACCGAAAAGTACCGCGCGATAGGTTATGTCAGCGCCCGTCTTGATGATCTCGCCAACTATCTTCCTGCTCGCCTGAGTTGGCTGCTGCTGAGCTTCGCCGCTTTTTGCTTACGCTCCAACCCGCGTCAGGCCTTACGCATTGGCTGGCGTGATCGCTACCAACACAGCAGCCCAAACTGCGCCTGGCCTGAAGCGACGGTCGCAGGTGCACTTGGGATCCGACTCGGCGGGCCGAACACCTATTTTGGCGAACGGGTAGAAAAACCGTGGATGGGGGATGAGCAGCGTGGCGTTGCCCTTGACGACATAACCCGCGCCATTCAACTCATGATGTTGGCGTCCCTGTTGGCCTTGCTGCTGTTTGCCGCAATGCGCTGGCTGACGCTTGGCATAGGCTCTTAA
- a CDS encoding cobalt-precorrin-8 methylmutase, with amino-acid sequence MNYLQQPQLIEQHSFEIISEIIAQQYPEYRFHDAIQEAMIKRVIHTTADFEWLDILWFSPDVIEQLSHSLQRGCTLYTDTTMALSGINKTLLAQFGCSCRCFISDPRVVAHAKEQSITRSMAAVDLALQEEGEKIFVFGNAPTALFRLLEKDAKPSAVIGVPVGFVGAEESKEALIESGLPAIAARGRKGGSNVAAAIVNALLYRLREAQ; translated from the coding sequence ATGAATTACCTGCAACAACCCCAGCTTATTGAACAACATAGTTTTGAAATCATCAGCGAAATCATCGCACAACAGTATCCCGAATACCGTTTTCACGATGCGATTCAGGAAGCGATGATCAAGCGCGTTATCCATACCACTGCCGATTTTGAGTGGCTGGATATTTTATGGTTCTCGCCGGATGTCATCGAACAACTTAGTCACAGTTTGCAGCGTGGCTGCACCTTGTACACCGACACCACCATGGCGTTATCGGGAATTAACAAAACCTTGCTGGCGCAATTCGGATGCAGTTGCCGTTGCTTTATCAGCGACCCGCGCGTGGTGGCGCATGCCAAAGAGCAGAGCATTACCCGTTCGATGGCAGCGGTAGATCTCGCATTGCAGGAAGAAGGCGAGAAGATCTTCGTCTTTGGTAACGCGCCGACAGCCCTGTTCCGGCTGCTGGAAAAAGACGCGAAACCGTCTGCTGTTATCGGTGTACCGGTCGGTTTTGTCGGTGCCGAAGAGTCTAAAGAAGCGCTGATAGAAAGCGGTTTACCGGCAATTGCCGCTCGTGGGCGCAAAGGCGGCAGCAACGTCGCGGCGGCCATTGTCAACGCGCTGCTTTATCGCTTACGGGAGGCTCAGTGA
- the cbiD gene encoding cobalt-precorrin-5B (C(1))-methyltransferase CbiD, which yields MSEQQADCIWHKGKAYRKGYTTGSCATAAARVAALMVLRQHVIDQVSIVTPSGVTLHLNVEMPMIEGQQATAAIRKDGGDDVDATHGMLIFARVQLNDSGIITLRGGTGIGVVTRKGIGLPIGESAINRTPRQTIVAGVREVIGAERGAEIEIFAPEGIERAKKTYNHRLGILGGISIIGTTGIVMPMSEESWKRSLALELEMKRAAGLDKVVLVPGNHGERFVREQLQLDSECVVTMSNFVGYMIQEAVRLEYRHIVLIGHPGKLVKVAAGIFHTHSHIADGRMETLVAHLALMGAPFALLEAVSLCDTTEAALEIITEQGWQGVFERLASRICERVEEMLRFTQSPPKCDAILFSFDNQVLGSSRPVADIAQALRC from the coding sequence GTGAGCGAACAGCAAGCCGACTGCATCTGGCATAAAGGCAAAGCTTACCGCAAAGGATACACCACCGGATCCTGCGCCACCGCGGCGGCTCGCGTCGCGGCGCTGATGGTGTTGCGCCAGCACGTCATCGACCAGGTTTCTATTGTCACGCCATCTGGCGTCACGCTGCATCTCAATGTCGAAATGCCGATGATTGAAGGCCAGCAAGCGACGGCGGCCATCCGCAAAGACGGCGGCGACGACGTTGACGCTACCCACGGCATGCTGATTTTCGCCCGCGTGCAGCTCAACGACAGCGGGATTATCACATTGCGCGGCGGCACGGGGATTGGCGTGGTCACGCGCAAAGGAATTGGTTTGCCGATTGGTGAGTCTGCCATTAACCGCACGCCGCGTCAGACCATTGTTGCCGGGGTGCGTGAAGTCATCGGCGCGGAGCGCGGTGCAGAGATAGAAATTTTCGCCCCGGAAGGTATCGAGCGGGCTAAAAAAACCTATAACCACCGTCTCGGCATTCTGGGTGGAATTTCCATTATTGGCACCACAGGCATTGTGATGCCGATGTCAGAAGAGAGCTGGAAGCGCTCGCTGGCGCTGGAACTTGAAATGAAACGCGCCGCAGGTCTCGATAAAGTGGTTCTGGTGCCTGGCAATCACGGCGAGCGCTTTGTGCGCGAACAACTGCAGTTGGACAGTGAATGTGTGGTGACGATGAGCAATTTCGTTGGCTACATGATTCAGGAGGCCGTCCGCCTGGAGTATCGCCACATTGTTCTGATTGGCCACCCTGGAAAGCTGGTGAAAGTGGCCGCCGGAATATTCCACACCCACAGCCACATTGCCGACGGACGCATGGAAACGCTGGTCGCCCATCTGGCCTTAATGGGCGCGCCGTTTGCACTGCTCGAAGCCGTCAGCCTTTGCGACACCACTGAAGCGGCACTCGAAATCATCACAGAACAGGGCTGGCAAGGGGTGTTTGAACGCCTGGCATCACGCATCTGTGAACGCGTTGAAGAGATGCTGCGCTTTACTCAATCGCCACCAAAATGCGATGCCATTTTATTTTCCTTTGATAACCAGGTTTTAGGTAGCAGCCGCCCCGTGGCTGATATTGCGCAGGCGTTGCGATGCTAA
- a CDS encoding cobalt-precorrin-7 (C(5))-methyltransferase, with amino-acid sequence MLTVVGIGPGATELLTVQARAEIDDAEILVGGARQLALFNDFRGETRLLTGDLDELMAWIRERLNQQIVVLASGDPLIYGIGKRLAANVPPEHLRIIPGISSIQYLCAKAAVDMNDIWITSSHGREPDFQAIAAHQKVAMVTDNIIGPYAIAQALLARGLNPTLIIGENLTSADERIHRLAACDVAQRYAMNVVVILNER; translated from the coding sequence ATGCTAACCGTGGTGGGCATCGGCCCAGGCGCTACTGAACTCCTGACCGTCCAGGCGCGGGCTGAGATTGATGACGCGGAGATCCTGGTTGGAGGGGCCAGACAACTTGCGCTGTTTAATGATTTTCGTGGTGAAACGCGTTTGCTGACGGGCGATCTCGATGAGCTTATGGCCTGGATTCGGGAACGCCTCAACCAGCAAATCGTTGTGCTGGCTTCGGGCGATCCGCTGATTTATGGCATCGGCAAGCGCCTGGCGGCGAACGTCCCCCCGGAACATCTGCGCATTATTCCGGGTATCAGCTCGATTCAATATCTGTGCGCCAAAGCGGCGGTCGATATGAACGACATCTGGATAACCAGTAGCCATGGCCGCGAGCCAGATTTTCAGGCGATTGCCGCGCACCAAAAGGTGGCAATGGTGACTGACAACATCATCGGGCCTTATGCCATCGCTCAGGCTTTGCTGGCACGCGGCCTGAATCCCACGCTAATTATTGGCGAAAATCTCACGTCGGCAGATGAACGAATCCATCGCCTGGCGGCCTGCGATGTCGCGCAACGCTACGCGATGAATGTGGTGGTTATCCTGAATGAAAGATGA
- a CDS encoding decarboxylating cobalt-precorrin-6B (C(15))-methyltransferase gives MKDELFLRGARVPMTKEVVRTQALERLQLQNAQRFIDIGAGTGSVSLEAAMRYPQLRVTAIERNPDALALMAENRERFACPNIEIINGYAPIELDAIADAVFIGGSGGQLTELIDWSLAHLHPGGRLVMTFILLENLTCALTHLEQCAIHDFDCLQLQVASLATLGSGHYFKPNNPTFLISCLKEGSHDSNL, from the coding sequence ATGAAAGATGAGCTTTTCTTACGGGGTGCGCGCGTCCCGATGACCAAAGAGGTGGTGCGAACTCAGGCGCTGGAGCGCTTGCAATTGCAGAATGCACAACGGTTTATCGACATCGGTGCGGGCACTGGCAGCGTGTCGCTTGAAGCGGCCATGCGTTACCCGCAATTACGCGTCACGGCGATTGAACGCAATCCCGACGCGCTGGCGTTAATGGCAGAAAACCGCGAGCGTTTTGCTTGTCCAAATATTGAGATTATCAACGGCTATGCGCCCATTGAGCTCGATGCGATAGCCGATGCGGTCTTTATCGGTGGCAGCGGTGGGCAGTTAACCGAGCTTATCGACTGGTCGCTGGCACATTTGCACCCCGGCGGGCGTCTGGTGATGACCTTTATCCTGCTGGAAAATTTAACCTGCGCGTTAACCCACCTCGAGCAGTGCGCCATTCACGATTTTGATTGCCTGCAACTTCAGGTTGCAAGCCTCGCTACGCTTGGCAGCGGCCACTACTTCAAACCGAACAACCCCACTTTTTTGATTTCTTGCCTCAAGGAGGGAAGCCATGACTCAAATTTATGA
- a CDS encoding cobalt-precorrin-4 methyltransferase has protein sequence MTQIYDTRKVWFVGAGPGDKELITLKGYRILQQAEVVIYAGSLINPELLDYCPEGAECHDSAALNLEQIIELMENGVRAGKLVVRLQTGDLSLYGSIREQGEVLTERGIGYESVPGISAFLGAAAQLGVEYTVPEVSQSLIITRIEGRTPMPPLEQLESFARHQTSMAIFLSVQRIHRVAERLIEGGYPADTPVAVVYKATWPDCQTVRGTLADIAEQVREAGIRKTALIMVGAFLGEEYHYSKLYDAGFSHEYRKA, from the coding sequence ATGACTCAAATTTATGATACCCGTAAGGTCTGGTTCGTCGGTGCCGGCCCTGGCGACAAAGAACTGATCACCCTCAAAGGCTATCGCATCTTGCAGCAGGCGGAAGTGGTGATTTATGCCGGTTCGCTCATCAACCCTGAACTGCTGGATTACTGCCCGGAAGGGGCGGAGTGCCACGACAGCGCTGCGTTAAACCTTGAGCAAATTATCGAGCTGATGGAAAACGGCGTGAGGGCAGGCAAGCTGGTGGTGCGCTTACAAACCGGCGACCTTTCACTGTACGGCTCGATTCGCGAGCAGGGTGAAGTGCTCACCGAGCGCGGTATTGGCTATGAATCGGTGCCGGGCATCAGCGCATTTTTGGGTGCCGCCGCGCAGCTTGGCGTGGAATACACCGTACCGGAAGTCTCACAAAGCCTGATCATCACGCGTATCGAAGGCCGCACGCCGATGCCACCGCTTGAACAGCTTGAATCTTTTGCCCGGCATCAGACCTCAATGGCGATTTTCCTCTCGGTGCAGCGTATTCACCGCGTGGCTGAACGCCTGATTGAAGGCGGTTATCCCGCGGATACGCCAGTCGCCGTGGTTTACAAAGCCACCTGGCCGGATTGCCAGACTGTGCGCGGCACGCTTGCAGACATCGCAGAACAGGTGCGGGAAGCGGGCATTCGCAAAACGGCGCTCATCATGGTGGGCGCATTTCTTGGCGAGGAATATCACTATTCCAAACTCTACGATGCAGGATTCAGTCATGAATACCGCAAGGCCTGA
- the cbiG gene encoding cobalt-precorrin 5A hydrolase: MNTARPDSIALFCLTPGGVALAQRLRDLVPLTCFTSEKLLQPGFIPFGGSFARTVEQAFSEYSALVFIAATGIVVRVIAPLLNDKLHDPAVVVMDERAEHVISLLSGHLGGANELTRQIAQLLNADPVITTATDVNQLAALDTLAAKLDATLLDFRQTVKTINQMLVSQKRVGLWWDRDFTQNAESYDTRGFIPVDNLDVLPALDALVCVTLRDDLPTQAIPLYKLVPKRVVAGIGCRRDTPPQTVAKLLNQQLAENHFDPLALRAIGSVSLKQDEPALLELAQRCQIPFNIFSVDQLAEHEKRFPASEFVRHTVGVGSVSQPAAWLMSNGNLVGNTLREQGVTITLGVSDRC; this comes from the coding sequence ATGAATACCGCAAGGCCTGATTCGATAGCACTGTTTTGCCTGACGCCCGGAGGCGTGGCATTAGCGCAACGTCTGCGCGACCTGGTACCGCTCACCTGTTTTACCAGTGAAAAGCTGCTGCAACCGGGCTTTATTCCGTTCGGTGGCAGTTTTGCACGGACCGTAGAACAGGCATTTAGCGAATATTCTGCGCTGGTGTTTATCGCCGCCACGGGCATTGTGGTGCGCGTAATTGCTCCATTGTTGAACGACAAGCTGCACGATCCTGCGGTTGTTGTAATGGATGAACGCGCGGAACACGTTATCAGCCTGCTTTCCGGGCATCTGGGCGGTGCCAACGAATTAACCCGTCAAATTGCCCAACTGTTAAACGCCGATCCGGTGATCACCACCGCAACCGACGTTAACCAACTGGCGGCGCTGGATACGTTGGCGGCGAAACTTGACGCCACCCTGTTGGATTTTCGCCAGACGGTGAAAACCATTAATCAGATGCTGGTGAGTCAGAAGCGCGTAGGGCTGTGGTGGGACAGGGATTTTACCCAGAACGCCGAAAGTTACGACACCCGAGGTTTTATCCCCGTCGACAATCTCGACGTGCTGCCAGCGCTTGATGCCCTGGTGTGCGTCACGCTGCGTGATGACCTGCCGACACAAGCTATTCCGCTTTATAAGCTGGTGCCAAAACGCGTCGTGGCGGGAATAGGCTGCCGCCGTGACACACCGCCGCAAACCGTGGCGAAGCTATTAAATCAGCAACTGGCTGAGAACCACTTTGACCCGCTGGCTTTGCGCGCCATTGGCAGTGTGTCTCTCAAACAGGACGAACCGGCGTTACTTGAATTGGCACAACGTTGCCAAATCCCATTCAACATTTTTAGCGTTGACCAACTTGCGGAACATGAAAAGCGCTTTCCGGCATCCGAATTTGTGCGTCATACCGTGGGCGTGGGCAGCGTGTCACAACCGGCTGCGTGGCTGATGAGTAACGGAAATCTGGTTGGCAACACCCTGCGCGAACAGGGCGTCACTATCACTTTAGGAGTTTCAGACAGATGTTAA
- a CDS encoding cobalt-precorrin-6A reductase: protein MVFGGTSDARFICQILDEHRITYTHSVATAVGKELAGNISGKIRVGRIDADEIADLLMSSAVRWVIDASHPYAELLGRNIHQACETVGVPLSRYQRRSELNDLEHPQLHKVANLQAACSVALQYGPRVLLTTGSKELAAYQQGLPGKTLLARVLPTSEVMAECEALGLGVDNIIALRGPFSAEFNDAIYAFCSPDVVITKESGAEGGYLDKVTPALARGIPCIVVTRPQPRVSGAELLASRDDVCRRVTRWLQERKE from the coding sequence ATGGTGTTTGGTGGAACCAGTGATGCCCGGTTTATTTGCCAGATCCTCGATGAACATCGCATTACCTACACGCATTCGGTAGCGACGGCGGTCGGCAAAGAGCTGGCGGGTAATATCAGCGGCAAGATCCGCGTCGGGCGTATCGACGCCGACGAAATTGCCGACTTGTTGATGAGCAGCGCCGTGCGCTGGGTGATTGATGCCTCGCATCCGTATGCAGAGTTGCTGGGGCGCAATATTCATCAGGCCTGCGAAACCGTGGGTGTGCCCCTAAGCCGTTATCAACGCCGCAGCGAACTCAACGACCTGGAACACCCGCAGTTGCACAAAGTGGCGAACCTGCAAGCTGCGTGTTCCGTGGCTTTGCAATATGGCCCGCGCGTACTGCTGACCACCGGCAGCAAAGAGCTTGCGGCGTATCAGCAAGGTTTACCTGGAAAAACGCTGCTGGCGCGGGTTTTGCCCACCAGCGAAGTGATGGCCGAATGCGAAGCGCTGGGCCTCGGCGTGGATAACATCATTGCGCTGCGCGGCCCGTTTAGCGCCGAGTTTAACGACGCTATCTATGCCTTTTGCTCGCCGGATGTGGTGATCACTAAAGAGTCCGGCGCAGAAGGGGGGTATCTCGACAAAGTCACTCCGGCGTTGGCGCGGGGCATCCCCTGTATCGTTGTGACGCGCCCGCAGCCTCGGGTCAGTGGCGCTGAATTATTAGCAAGCCGTGATGATGTGTGCCGCCGTGTCACACGCTGGCTGCAAGAGAGGAAAGAATGA
- the cbiK gene encoding sirohydrochlorin cobaltochelatase, which translates to MKKALLVISFGTSYHDTCGKNIVACEEQLASTFADRDLFRAFTSGMIIRKLKSRDNLDIDSPAQALRRLAELGYQDVAVQSLHVINGDEYEKIAREVQAHRHLFQRLALGNALLSDFNDYEWLLSALQSQMPPLEADERVVFMGHGASHHAFSAYACLDHLMVARRIPARVGAVESYPEIDLIVRGLQQDNVRKVHLMPLMLVAGDHAINDMASDEEDSWKTQLQEAGIEAQPWLQGLGENPQIRAMFVNHLQRALEKSANEVAA; encoded by the coding sequence ATGAAGAAAGCTCTATTGGTTATCAGTTTTGGCACCAGCTACCACGACACCTGTGGCAAAAATATTGTTGCATGTGAAGAACAACTCGCCAGCACTTTTGCTGACCGCGACCTGTTCCGCGCGTTCACCTCCGGCATGATTATTCGCAAATTAAAAAGCCGCGATAATCTGGATATCGATTCACCTGCGCAGGCGTTACGCCGCCTGGCCGAGTTGGGATATCAGGACGTTGCCGTTCAGTCGCTGCACGTCATTAATGGCGACGAGTACGAAAAAATTGCCCGTGAGGTGCAAGCCCATCGTCACCTGTTCCAGCGCCTGGCATTAGGTAACGCATTATTGAGTGATTTCAACGACTACGAATGGTTACTTAGCGCCTTGCAAAGCCAGATGCCACCGCTTGAAGCCGACGAACGCGTGGTGTTTATGGGCCACGGTGCCAGCCATCACGCGTTTTCAGCCTATGCCTGTCTCGATCATCTAATGGTGGCACGCCGTATTCCTGCTCGGGTTGGCGCAGTAGAAAGCTATCCAGAAATCGACCTTATCGTGCGCGGTTTGCAGCAAGACAATGTCCGTAAAGTCCACCTGATGCCATTAATGCTGGTGGCTGGTGATCATGCGATTAATGACATGGCGTCTGACGAAGAGGACTCCTGGAAAACACAGTTGCAGGAAGCAGGAATAGAAGCCCAGCCCTGGTTACAAGGACTGGGAGAAAACCCGCAAATTCGCGCGATGTTCGTTAATCATTTGCAGCGTGCGCTGGAGAAATCAGCAAACGAGGTGGCAGCATGA
- a CDS encoding cobalt-factor II C(20)-methyltransferase produces the protein MSGRLYALGTGPGASDLITVRAARIIGKLDVLYAPAGRKGGDSLALSIVREYLSDTTEVRTCHFPMSADNDEKARVWDETAAALQHEVEQGKQVGFITLGDSMLFSTWVFLLARMGNPEWLEIVPGVTSFAAIASRAQLPLAMEQQSLAVMSCTASHQALTEALRSHDCVVLMKVYGRFAQIKALLQHLGLIDHALLMAEATLPGEQCFRNLEEVPDDQTLPYFSTILVNKQWSPRR, from the coding sequence ATGAGCGGCCGTTTATATGCCCTCGGCACCGGCCCGGGTGCCAGCGACCTGATCACCGTACGCGCAGCGCGCATCATCGGCAAACTGGATGTTTTGTACGCCCCGGCTGGCCGCAAAGGCGGTGACAGCCTGGCACTTTCGATTGTGCGCGAATACCTCAGCGACACCACCGAAGTGCGCACCTGCCACTTCCCGATGAGCGCCGATAACGACGAAAAAGCGCGGGTGTGGGATGAAACCGCAGCCGCCTTACAGCATGAAGTTGAACAAGGAAAACAGGTCGGGTTTATCACGCTCGGGGACTCGATGTTATTCAGCACCTGGGTGTTTTTGCTGGCGCGAATGGGCAACCCGGAATGGCTGGAAATTGTCCCTGGCGTCACCTCTTTTGCCGCCATTGCCTCACGTGCGCAATTGCCGCTGGCGATGGAACAACAATCGCTGGCGGTGATGTCTTGCACTGCTTCGCATCAGGCGTTGACGGAGGCGTTGCGCTCGCATGACTGCGTGGTGCTGATGAAAGTCTACGGGCGGTTCGCGCAAATCAAAGCGTTGCTGCAACACCTCGGGCTTATCGACCATGCGCTGTTAATGGCAGAAGCAACATTACCGGGTGAGCAATGTTTCCGAAATCTGGAAGAGGTGCCGGACGACCAGACGCTGCCGTATTTCTCGACCATTCTGGTGAATAAACAGTGGAGTCCTCGCCGTTAA
- the cbiM gene encoding cobalt ECF transporter S component CbiM: MEKLLKKLSLSGLGMGMLLLIVPQEAFAMHIMEGFLPPVWALAWWILFLPCLYVGLVRLRQIVAHDSNQKVLLALCGAFIFVLSALKIPSVTGSCSHPTGVGLAVILFGPGVVAVLGAIVLLFQALLLAHGGLTTLGANGMSMAVIGPVVGYLVWKLACKAGFRRDVSVFLCAMVADLMTYFVTSIQLGVAFPDPHFGITGSSLKFMSIFCLTQIPIAIAEGLLTVMIYDQLTKRQLLPARSQ; encoded by the coding sequence ATGGAAAAATTACTTAAAAAACTCTCGCTAAGCGGTCTTGGCATGGGGATGTTGCTGCTCATCGTGCCGCAAGAAGCGTTCGCCATGCATATCATGGAAGGATTCTTACCGCCAGTGTGGGCGCTGGCGTGGTGGATTTTGTTCCTGCCATGCCTGTATGTCGGGCTGGTTCGTTTGCGCCAAATCGTTGCGCACGACAGCAACCAGAAAGTGCTGCTGGCGTTATGCGGTGCCTTTATTTTTGTGCTCTCGGCGCTAAAAATCCCCTCGGTCACTGGAAGCTGTTCGCACCCAACTGGCGTGGGTCTGGCGGTTATTTTGTTCGGCCCAGGTGTCGTGGCAGTGCTGGGCGCCATCGTGCTGCTGTTCCAGGCATTGTTACTGGCACACGGCGGCCTGACAACGCTGGGTGCCAATGGGATGTCGATGGCGGTGATTGGGCCGGTGGTGGGGTATCTGGTCTGGAAGCTGGCCTGTAAAGCGGGCTTTCGCCGGGACGTCAGCGTCTTCCTGTGCGCCATGGTCGCTGACCTGATGACCTATTTCGTCACTTCAATTCAGCTCGGCGTCGCGTTCCCCGACCCGCACTTTGGCATCACCGGTTCGTCGTTGAAATTCATGAGCATCTTCTGCCTGACGCAAATCCCGATTGCGATTGCTGAAGGCTTGCTGACGGTCATGATTTACGACCAGCTCACGAAGCGACAACTGCTACCCGCCCGGAGTCAATAA
- a CDS encoding energy-coupling factor ABC transporter substrate-binding protein → MKKTLILLALVVGLMIVPFFVPHGGEYGGSDDQAESQILVVAPHYKPWFQPLYEPASSEIESLLFTLQGSIGTAVIFYILGFYRGRREDHAGD, encoded by the coding sequence ATGAAGAAAACGCTGATTTTGCTCGCCCTGGTGGTGGGATTAATGATTGTGCCGTTTTTTGTTCCTCACGGCGGTGAATACGGTGGCTCAGATGACCAGGCGGAAAGCCAGATTTTGGTCGTCGCCCCACACTACAAACCGTGGTTCCAGCCGCTTTATGAGCCGGCCAGCAGCGAAATTGAAAGTCTGTTGTTCACCTTGCAAGGTTCAATCGGTACGGCGGTGATTTTCTACATTTTGGGCTTCTATCGGGGCAGACGCGAAGACCATGCTGGGGATTGA